AGATTATGTTGGATTTACTGTTCCTCATGAATTTGTAGTAGGATATGGCTTAGATTATAAAGAGCAATACCGTAACCTTCCTTATGTGGGAGTATTAAAACCAAGTGTTTACTCAAATTAATTAAATATAGGCGTTACAATTGTATAAGAAAGTTTTTCTATGTTACGATTTACTATAGTGTTTATGCCGTGAGAGGAGGTTAGGAATGAATCGTATCTTCCGTAATACCATCTTTTATTTACTGATATTCTTAGTAGTAATTGGAATCGTAAGCTATTTTAATGGTTCGACGCAAAAAACGACATCAGTTAGCTACGATAAATTCATTACTAAACTTGAAGCAGGTGAAGTGCGTAATGTGCAGCTTCAACCGAAAAATGGTGTATTTGAAGTAAAAGGACAATTCAGTACTTCTAACCAGGGGGACCAATTCGTTACTTATGCACCAAATACTGAAGAGTTACAAAAGAAAATTAATGATAAAGTGAAAGGTGCTGAAGTTAAGTATCAACCAGCAGAGGAAACAAGTGCTTGGGTAACATTCTTTACTTCTATCATCCCGTTTGTCATTATCTTCATTTTATTCTTCTTCTTATTAAACCAAGCTCAGGGCGGTGGTAGCCGTGTTATGAACTTCGGGAAGAGTAAGGCGAAGTTATACAATGATGAAAAGAAAAAGGTGCGTTTCAGAGATGTTGCTGGAGCAGATGAAGAAAAACAAGAACTTGTTGAGGTAGTTGAATTCTTGAAAGACCCTCGTAAGTTTGCTGAAGTTGGTGCTCGTATTCCGAAGGGTGTTCTTTTAGTGGGACCTCCGGGTACAGGTAAAACTTTACTTGCACGTGCTGTTGCGGGTGAAGCTGGCGTTCCATTCTTCTCTATTAGTGGTTCTGATTTCGTAGAGATGTTTGTCGGTGTCGGTGCTTCACGTGTACGTGATTTATTTGAAAATGCAAAGAAAAATGCTCCTTGTATCATTTTCATTGATGAGATTGATGCAGTAGGGCGTCAACGTGGCGCAGGTCTTGGCGGTGGTCATGATGAGCGTGAACAAACGTTGAACCAACTTCTTGTTGAAATGGATGGATTCGGTGCAAATGAAGGTATTATTATCATCGCTGCAACAAACCGTCCAGATATTCTTGATCCAGCGTTATTACGTCCAGGTCGTTTTGACCGTCAAATTACAGTGGATCGTCCAGATGTAAATGGTCGTGAAGCAGTACTAAAAGTACACGCTCGTAATAAGCCGCTTGATGAGGATATTAATTTAAGAGCAATTGCGACTCGTACACCAGGATTCTCTGGTGCGGATCTTGAAAACTTATTAAACGAAGCGGCGCTAGTAGCTGCGCGTCAAGATAAGAAGAAAATTGATATGTCTGATATCGATGAGGCAACGGATCGCGTTATCGCAGGTCCAGCTAAGAAAAGTCGTGTTATTTCTGAAAAAGAACGTAATATCGTTGCATTCCATGAAGCTGGCCATACTGTAATTGGTGTTGTCCTTGATGAAGCAGATATCGTCCATAAAGTAACAATTGTCCCTCGTGGTCAAGCTGGTGGATATGCTGTAATGCTTCCGAAAGAAGATCGTTACTTCATGACAAAACCAGAATTACTTGATAAAATCACTGGTTTACTTGGTGGTCGAGTAGCTGAGGAGATTGTATTTGGTGAAGTAAGTACAGGTGCTCACAACGACTTCCAACGTGCGACTGGTATTGCAAGACGTATGGTTACAGAATTCGGTATGAGTGATAAGCTTGGACCGATGCAATTTGGTAGCTCACAAGGTGGCCAAGTGTTCTTAGGAAGAGACTTCCATTCAGAACAAAACTACAGTGATGCAATTGCACATGAAATTGATGTGGAAATGCAAACAATTATGAAAGAGTGTTATGCTCGTGCAAAACAAATTCTTACTGACAAACGAGATAAGCTTGATATTATCGCGAAAACGTTACTTGAAGTAGAAACATTAGATGCAGAGCAAATCAATCATTTATATGAGCATGGAACTTTACCAGAACGCAAAAAGTCTTCTGATGATGTGAAAGTAAACATCACAATGAAAAAAGAAGATGAAAACGTAGAAGATAAAGAAGAAACGAAGGAGTGACAATAGTCACTCCTTTTTTTATTGAATATAAATTTAGAGCTTACTATCATTAAAAATTGAAATAGTGAGTAATCTTTTTGTAAAATGGTGAAGATGGAAAAACTGATTATATAGGTATGTGTGATATGATGTCTTTATAAGTTTTGTACATACTGCACAAATATAGATTAAATAAGATAAGTGGTGAGAATATGATTTTTGTATTGGATGTAGGGAACACAAATGCGGTACTTGGCGTTTTTGAAGAGGGGAAACTTCGTCAACATTGGCGTATGGAAACAGATCGTCATAAAACAGAAGATGAATATGGAATGTTAGTGAAACAGTTACTTGAGCATGAAGGTCTTTCTTTTCAAGATGTGAAAGGGATTATTGTTTCTTCAGTTGTACCACCAATTATGTTCGCGTTAGAGCGTATGTGTGAGAAGTATTTTAAAATTAAGCCTCTTGTAGTAGGGCCAGGAATAAAAACTGGTTTAAATATTAAATATGAAAATCCTCGTGAAGTAGGAGCGGATCGTATTGTAAATGCAGTAGCAGGTATTCAATTATACGGAAGTCCACTTATTATTGTCGATTTTGGTACAGCTACTACATATTGTTATATTAATGAGGATAAGCATTATATGGGTGGCGTAATTACACCGGGAATTATGATTTCAGCAGAAGCTTTATATAGTAGAGCGGCAAAACTTCCTCGTATCGAAATTACAAAACCGAGTAGTGTTGTTGGGAAAAATACAGTGAGTGCAATGCAAGCAGGTATCCTTTATGGATATGTTGGGCAAGTGGAAGGTATTGTTAAGCGTATGAAAGAGGAAGCTAAACAAGAGCCGACGGTTATTGCAACTGGTGGACTGGCGAAATTGATTGCGGAAGAATCTAATGTAATTGATATTGTAGATCCATTTTTAACATTAAAAGGCTTGCATATGCTATATGAACGTAATGCGAATTTACAACATGAGAAGGGTGAATAAGTAAGTATGAAAGATTATTTAGTAAAAGCGTTAGCGTTTAATGGAGAGGTTCGTGCTTATAGTGTACGCACAACAAACACAGTAAGTGAGGCGCAAAGACGTCATGATACATGGAGAACAGCTTCAGCAGCACTTGGTCGTTCTTTAACAACAGGTACAATGATGGGCGCTATGCTAAAAGGCGAGCAAAAGTTAACGATTAAGGTAGAGGGTAACGGTCCGATTGGTCCTATCTTAGTGGATGCTCATGCAAATGGAGATGTACGTGGTTATGTAACGAATCCACATGTGGATTTTGAAGGAACGGAACAAGGGAAATTACGTGTATATCAAGCGGTAGGTACAGAAGGATTTGTAACGGTAATTAAGGACATTGGTATGCGTGAACCGTTTATCGGTCAATCTCCAATTGTTTCAGGAGAACTAGGGGAAGATTTCACATATTATTTCGCGGTTTCTGAGCAGACGCCTTCTTCTGTCGGTGTCGGTGTTCTCGTAAATGGAGATGATAGTATATTGGCAGCGGGTGGATTCATTCTGCAAATTATGCCAGGTGCGCAGGAAGAAACAATTTCATTTATTGAAGATCATTTGCAAAAAATCCCTCCTGTTTCAACGTTGATTGAACAAGGTCTTTCTCCAGAGGAGTTACTATATGAAGTGCTAGGAGAAGATAAAGTAAAAGTATTAGAAACGATGGATGTACAATTTAATTGTACTTGTTCACGCGAGCGTATTGAAAGTGTGCTAATTAGTTTAGGTAAGACAGAGTTAGAGCAGGTTCGTGAGGAAGAAGAAGAGACGGAAGTGCATTGTCATTTCTGTAACGAACGATATAAATTCTCTAAAGAAGACATTACAAACTTAATTGAAAATCTGTAATAAAGAGGCTCTATAAAGGTATGGTCAATCTTTCAAATAGATTGACAAATAGGGAATTTTCTGACAAAATTCAAATATAGATAAAACCAATAAAAATACTCGGTGTTAGGAGTGACAGGAATGCGAGTGGCACAATCAGTTTCAGAATTAATCGGGAAAACGCCGATCGTTAAGTTGAACCGCATCGTAGAATCAGACAGCGCAGATATATACTTAAAATTAGAATTTATGAATCCAGGGAGTAGTGTTAAAGATCGTATTGCGTTAGCTATGATCGAAGATGCTGAACAAAAAGGATTATTAAAAGAAGGCGATACAATCATTGAGCCGACGAGTGGTAACACTGGTATCGGTTTAGCGATGGTAGCAGCTGCTAAAGGATATAAGGCTATTTTAGTAATGCCAGAAACAATGAGCATTGAGCGTCGTAATTTATTGCGTGCTTACGGTGCTGAATTGGTATTAACTCCAGGGCCTGAAGGAATGGGCGGGGCAATTCGTAAAGCGACTGAATTAGCAAAAGAGCATGGTTACTTTATACCACAACAATTTCAAAACCAAGCGAATCCGGAAATTCATCGTTTAACAACAGGTCCCGAAATTGTTGAACAAATGGGTGACCAATTAGATGCATTTATCGCAGGTATTGGTACTGGTGGAACAATTACAGGTGCTGGTGAAGTGCTGAAAGAAGCGTATAAAGATATTAAAATTTATGCGGTAGAACCTGCAGATTCTCCAGTTTTATCTGGCGGAAAGCCAGGACCTCATAAAATCCAAGGGATCGGGGCAGGTTTTGTTCCGGAGACGTTGGATGTAGAGGTGTATGATGAAATCATTCAAGTTAAATCAGAACAAGCGTTTGAGTATGCGCGAAAAGTAGCTCGTGAAGAAGGTATTTTAGTCGGTATTTCTTCAGGTGCTGTCATCTATGCGGCGAAGGAAGTTGCTAAGAAATTAGGTAAAGGGAAAAAAGTACTTGTTATCATTCCAAGTAATGGTGAGCGTTATTTAAGTACACCACTTTATCAATTTGAATCATAATTTGATATAACGTGGAAGAAGCATCCTTGAAAAAGGGTGCTTTTTCTTTTTTCGTTTGGAAATAGGAAAAGAGTGTATGACTAGAAAACTTCATGTAAAATAAGAAGTAGTAAAATTAATTTATTTTCACTAGCTCTCCAGTATAATCATTCTCTATATAGATCACTTATGTAGTTTGAGTTGGTTAGACTAAGAGGGTGGGATAAAAGAAGACGGGGTGTTGATATGCAACGAAGAAAATCTTTAGCGCTTTCTATTCCATATCAGTTAGATTTCTTTAAGCAATATAAATTTCTTTCCCAGGATAAGCCGCAACATATTTTGTTAGAAAGTGGCCGTGGTGGTCGTTACAGTATTGTAGGGCTTGAACCTGTCGCGGTAATTCAGGGGAAGAATGAGACGTTACATATAAGTGAAAGTGGTAAGGAAACAATAGAACGAGGGAATCCCTTAAACTTAATGCAAGATTATATGGAGAAATGGAAAACGGATCATAACCCAGAGTATCCACCTTTCCAAGGTGGAGCGATTGGATACTTTAGTTATGACTGTATTCGTTATATTGAAAAAATTCCTTCTCTTGCGAAGGACGATATAGATATACCTGATATATTCTTTTTACTATTTGACGACGTGTTTGTCTATGATCAAAAAGAACAAGTGTTATGGATTATTACACATTATATAGATAAGCATGAAGAGGTGGAGGGGCGTTTGAATAAATGGAAAGACCTTTGGGAAAAAGAAGCACCTGAGACAAAGGTTCCATTTGAATGCCCTGAAAATAAAAAAGAAGCGGTAGCATTTACAGAAGAAGGTTTTATGAAAGCTGTTCAGCGTATTCAAGAATACATTGGGGCTGGAGATGTATTTCAAGTAAACTTGTCAACGAGACAAGAGAAAACACTACAAACACATCCATTTGAAATTTATACAAGCCTTCGTAAAATTAATCCATCCCCATATATGGGATATTTAGAACTTGGGGATTTTCAAATTGTTAGTGGTTCACCAGAATTACTAATAAAAAAACAGGGGAAAGAAGTAAGTACAAGGCCAATTGCGGGTACGCGCTCCAGAGGAGAGAATGAACAAGAAGATGAGAAGCTGGCAAAAGAGTTGATTGAAAACGAGAAGGAACGAGCAGAACATGTCATGCTTGTGGATTTAGAACGAAACGATTTGGGCCGGGTTTGTAAATATGGCACTGTTGAAGTGGATGAATTTATGGTAATTGAAAAATACTCACACGTAATGCATATTGTTTCTAATGTGCGTGGTGAGGTGGAAGAAGATAAAGATGCTTTCGACTTGGTGAAGGCGGTATTTCCGGGTGGAACAATTACCGGTGCCCCGAAAATACGTACGATGGAAATTATTGAAGAATTAGAACCTGTTCGTCGAGGGATTTATACAGGATCAATCGGTTGGATTGGTTATTCTGGAGATACGGAATTGAATATTGTAATCAGGACGCTACTCGCTAAGGATGGAAAAGCCCATGTGCAGGCTGGAGCGGGGATTGTAATTGACTCAAATCCCAAAAATGAATATAAAGAGTCGTTAAAAAAGGCAATCGCTTTATGGCGTGCAAAAGAAAGTAGCGAAGAAACGGTTAGGTGAGAGAAATGATATTAATGATTGATAATTATGATTCTTTTACATTTAATTTAGTACAGTTTCTTGGAGAACTTGGACAAGAGCTTGTTGTTAAGCGTAATGATGAAGTGACTATTTCAGATATTGAGAATATAAAACCGGATTTTTTAATGATTTCGCCAGGTCCGTGCAGTCCGAATGAGGCGGGGATCAGTATGGAGGTTATTAAACATTTTGCAGGGAAGATTCCGATCTTTGGAGTTTGCCTTGGACATCAATCAATTGCGCAAGTGTTTGGGGGAGAGGTTGTTCGCGCAGACCGATTAATGCATGGGAAAACATCGCTTATGCATCATGATGGAAAGACGATTTTCTCGGACATTCCTAATCCATTTACTGCAACGCGTTATCATTCCCTTATTGTTAAGGAAGAGACGTTACCAGATTGTTTAGAGATTACATCTTGGACAGAGGAAGGGGAAATTATGGCGCTTCGTCATAAAACACTGCCAATTGAAGGTGTGCAATTCCATCCGGAATCTATTATGACTTCCCACGGGAAAGAGTTGCTACAGAATTTCATTCGTACATATAGCCCAAGCGTGACATTATGTTAATTTACGTAAATGGTGCGTATGTAGAAGCGAGTGAAGCGAGGATTTCTCCTTATGACCATGGTTACCTATATGGGCTTGGGGTCTTTGAGACGTTTCGTATTTATAATGGTCATCCTTTTTTGTTGGATGATCATTATAAACGTTTAATGGATGCTTTGGCTATATTGCAAATCAAATGGACAATGACAAAAGATGAAGTGATGCTTATTTTAAAGAACCTACTCGTTAAGAATGGATTGAAGCATGCGTATGTGCGCTTTAATGTATCAGCGGGTATAGATGAAATAGGATTGCAAACGGGAGTGTATGAAGAACCATCTGTTATTGTTTTTATAAAACCTTTAGTAGCTCCAGGGGATGTAGTGGAAAAAGAAGGAGTTATTTTAAAGCAAGTGCGAAATACACCAGAGGGTGCGTTTCGCCTAAAGTCCCACCACTATTTAAATAATATTTTAGGGAAACGCGAAATTGGAAATGTTGTGAATAAAGAAGGTATTTTCCTTACCGAAACAGGTTATGTTGCAGAGGGGATTGTTTCGAATCTCTTTTTTGTTAAAGGGGATATTTTGTATACTCCTTCATTAGAAACAGGGATTTTAAACGGTATCACTCGTGCATTTATTATAAAGGTTGCTGAAAAGCTGGGTATAGAAGTAAAGGAAGGTTTCTTTACGAAAGATGAATTGCTTTCAGCGAATGAAGTGTTCGTAACAAACTCCATTCAAGAGATTGTCCCTCTTTATTATATAGAGGGGAAAGATTTCCCGGGTAAAGTGGGAATGGTTACAAAAAGGTTAATGGATTTTTATGAAATGCAGAGAGAGCAATTGTGGAGCAGAAATGAATTGCAAAGAGGAGATGTGTAGTTTGAAGTGGGATTATGATTTGCGCTGCGGCGAATATACATTGAATTTAAATGAAAAGACATTGATTATGGGGATTTTAAATGTAACACCGGATTCATTTTCTGATGGTGGGAGTTACAATGAGGTAGATGCCGCAGTGCGCCATGCGAAGGAAATGAAAAATGAAGGTGCTCATATTATTGATATCGGCGGTGAATCTACTCGTCCGGGCTTCGCTAAAGTTTCAGTAGAAGAAGAAATAAAGCGAGTTGTTCCAATGATACAGGCAGTTTCAAAAGAAGTAAAGTTGCCTATTTCCATTGATACGTATAAAGCTGAGGTTGCGAAACAAGCGATTGAAGCTGGCGCTCATATCATTAATGATATTTGGGGAGCGAAGGCGGAACCGAAGATTGCTGAAGTTGCAGCCCATTATGATGTGCCTATTATTTTAATGCATAATCGAGATAATATGAATTATCGTAATTTAATGGCTGATATGATTGCTGATTTGCATGAGAGTATTAAAATTGCTAAAGATGCTGGTGTACGAGATGAGAATATTATTTTAGACCCAGGTATTGGTTTTGCGAAAACACCTGAACAAAATTTAGAAGCAATGCGTAATTTAGAGCAGTTAAATGTATTAGGTTACCCGGTTCTATTAGGTACTTCAAGAAAGTCCTTTATTGGGCATGTATTAGATTTACCGGTGGAGGAACGTCTTGAAGGAACGGGTGCTACCGTTTGTCTTGGTATTGAAAAGGGCTGTGAGTTTGTTCGTGTTCACGATGTAAAAGAAATGGCACGTATGGCACAGATGATGGATGCGATGATTGGTAAGGGGGAAAAGTAATTGGATAAAATTTATATCCATGATATGGAGTTTTACGGTTATCATGGTGTATTCCCAGAAGAAAATAAATTAGGTCAGAGATTTAAAGTGGACTTAACGGTGGAATTGGACCTGAAACGTGCAGGGGAAAGTGATGACTTAGAGCATTCTGTCAATTATGGAGAGCTTTTCGAATTATGTAGGAAAGTTGTTGAAGATAGAACGTATAAGCTTGTAGAGAGTATTGCTGAAAATATCGCTGCAGATATATTGAAACAATATGAAAGTATTTCACGATGTACAATAAAAGTTATTAAACCAGATCCGCCAATACCGGGGCATTATCGTGCTGTGGCGGTAGAAATTACGAGAGAACGTCCATGAATAATATAGCGTACATTGCGTTAGGTTCAAATATTGGAGAGCGTTATACGTATTTAACTGAAGCAATTCAGTTTCTAAATAAAAATCTTTATATCCGAGTTGATGATGTTTCGTCTGTATATGAAACTGAACCAGTTGGCTATACTGACCAAAGTTGCTTTTTGAATTTGGTTATAAAAATTTCTACCAATTTATCACCGCAGGAATTATTGAAAGTAACGCAAAAAGTCGAGAATGACCTAGGAAGAAAAAGGGAAATTAGGTGGGGACCAAGAACCATCGACCTTGACATTTTGCTCTATAATCAAGAGAATATTGAAGCAGAGAATCTTATTGTTCCGCATCCACGGATGTTTGAAAGAGCTTTTGTTATCGTTCCGTTGTTAGAGATTAATCAAGATATAAAACAAGACATTTCACGTTCACAAGTAGAAGAAATGAAAAGGCGAGAGGGAGTAACGGTATGGAAGCAGAAAAATGGGGAAGACGCATTCGTGCTTTTCGAAAGCTAAAAGGTTATACACAAGAAGGTTTTGCGAAGGAATTAGGGGTATCTGTATCGGTTTTAGGAGAAGTTGAGAGGGGAAATAGATCGCCTTCTCAAGATTTTGTAGTAGAAGTTGCTAAAACATTAAAAATCTCAATAGATGAATTAATGCCAAAGTGACCATGAAGGAAGGAGTAAATCGAGTGTTAAAGATTGCGAATATTGAGATGAAAAATCCGGTTGTATTAGCACCGATGGCAGGAGTGTGTAACTCTGCATTCCGTTTGACAGTAAAAGAATTTGGTGCAGGTTTAGTTTGTGCTGAAATGGTAAGTGATAAAGCGATATTATTTAATAACAAAAGAACATTAGATATGTTATATATTGACGAGAGAGAGAAGCCATTAAGTTTACAAATTTTTGGTGGCGAAAAAGAAACTCTTGTAGATGCGGCGAAATACGTAGATAAAAACACGACAGCAGACATTATTGATATTAATATGGGTTGCCCAGTGCCGAAAATCACTAAGTGTGATGCAGGAGCGAAGTGGCTTTTAGATCCGAATAAAATATATGAAATGGTAGCGGCAGTTGTAGACGCTGTTGAAAAGCCAGTTACAGTTAAAATGCGTATTGGTTGGGATGAAGATCATATTTTCGCAATAGAAAATGCCAGAGCTGTTGAGCGTGCTG
The DNA window shown above is from Bacillus clarus and carries:
- the ftsH gene encoding ATP-dependent zinc metalloprotease FtsH, whose amino-acid sequence is MNRIFRNTIFYLLIFLVVIGIVSYFNGSTQKTTSVSYDKFITKLEAGEVRNVQLQPKNGVFEVKGQFSTSNQGDQFVTYAPNTEELQKKINDKVKGAEVKYQPAEETSAWVTFFTSIIPFVIIFILFFFLLNQAQGGGSRVMNFGKSKAKLYNDEKKKVRFRDVAGADEEKQELVEVVEFLKDPRKFAEVGARIPKGVLLVGPPGTGKTLLARAVAGEAGVPFFSISGSDFVEMFVGVGASRVRDLFENAKKNAPCIIFIDEIDAVGRQRGAGLGGGHDEREQTLNQLLVEMDGFGANEGIIIIAATNRPDILDPALLRPGRFDRQITVDRPDVNGREAVLKVHARNKPLDEDINLRAIATRTPGFSGADLENLLNEAALVAARQDKKKIDMSDIDEATDRVIAGPAKKSRVISEKERNIVAFHEAGHTVIGVVLDEADIVHKVTIVPRGQAGGYAVMLPKEDRYFMTKPELLDKITGLLGGRVAEEIVFGEVSTGAHNDFQRATGIARRMVTEFGMSDKLGPMQFGSSQGGQVFLGRDFHSEQNYSDAIAHEIDVEMQTIMKECYARAKQILTDKRDKLDIIAKTLLEVETLDAEQINHLYEHGTLPERKKSSDDVKVNITMKKEDENVEDKEETKE
- a CDS encoding type III pantothenate kinase; this encodes MIFVLDVGNTNAVLGVFEEGKLRQHWRMETDRHKTEDEYGMLVKQLLEHEGLSFQDVKGIIVSSVVPPIMFALERMCEKYFKIKPLVVGPGIKTGLNIKYENPREVGADRIVNAVAGIQLYGSPLIIVDFGTATTYCYINEDKHYMGGVITPGIMISAEALYSRAAKLPRIEITKPSSVVGKNTVSAMQAGILYGYVGQVEGIVKRMKEEAKQEPTVIATGGLAKLIAEESNVIDIVDPFLTLKGLHMLYERNANLQHEKGE
- the hslO gene encoding redox-regulated molecular chaperone HslO — its product is MKDYLVKALAFNGEVRAYSVRTTNTVSEAQRRHDTWRTASAALGRSLTTGTMMGAMLKGEQKLTIKVEGNGPIGPILVDAHANGDVRGYVTNPHVDFEGTEQGKLRVYQAVGTEGFVTVIKDIGMREPFIGQSPIVSGELGEDFTYYFAVSEQTPSSVGVGVLVNGDDSILAAGGFILQIMPGAQEETISFIEDHLQKIPPVSTLIEQGLSPEELLYEVLGEDKVKVLETMDVQFNCTCSRERIESVLISLGKTELEQVREEEEETEVHCHFCNERYKFSKEDITNLIENL
- the cysK gene encoding cysteine synthase A, which gives rise to MRVAQSVSELIGKTPIVKLNRIVESDSADIYLKLEFMNPGSSVKDRIALAMIEDAEQKGLLKEGDTIIEPTSGNTGIGLAMVAAAKGYKAILVMPETMSIERRNLLRAYGAELVLTPGPEGMGGAIRKATELAKEHGYFIPQQFQNQANPEIHRLTTGPEIVEQMGDQLDAFIAGIGTGGTITGAGEVLKEAYKDIKIYAVEPADSPVLSGGKPGPHKIQGIGAGFVPETLDVEVYDEIIQVKSEQAFEYARKVAREEGILVGISSGAVIYAAKEVAKKLGKGKKVLVIIPSNGERYLSTPLYQFES
- the trpE gene encoding anthranilate synthase component I, whose product is MQRRKSLALSIPYQLDFFKQYKFLSQDKPQHILLESGRGGRYSIVGLEPVAVIQGKNETLHISESGKETIERGNPLNLMQDYMEKWKTDHNPEYPPFQGGAIGYFSYDCIRYIEKIPSLAKDDIDIPDIFFLLFDDVFVYDQKEQVLWIITHYIDKHEEVEGRLNKWKDLWEKEAPETKVPFECPENKKEAVAFTEEGFMKAVQRIQEYIGAGDVFQVNLSTRQEKTLQTHPFEIYTSLRKINPSPYMGYLELGDFQIVSGSPELLIKKQGKEVSTRPIAGTRSRGENEQEDEKLAKELIENEKERAEHVMLVDLERNDLGRVCKYGTVEVDEFMVIEKYSHVMHIVSNVRGEVEEDKDAFDLVKAVFPGGTITGAPKIRTMEIIEELEPVRRGIYTGSIGWIGYSGDTELNIVIRTLLAKDGKAHVQAGAGIVIDSNPKNEYKESLKKAIALWRAKESSEETVR
- the pabA gene encoding aminodeoxychorismate/anthranilate synthase component II; amino-acid sequence: MILMIDNYDSFTFNLVQFLGELGQELVVKRNDEVTISDIENIKPDFLMISPGPCSPNEAGISMEVIKHFAGKIPIFGVCLGHQSIAQVFGGEVVRADRLMHGKTSLMHHDGKTIFSDIPNPFTATRYHSLIVKEETLPDCLEITSWTEEGEIMALRHKTLPIEGVQFHPESIMTSHGKELLQNFIRTYSPSVTLC
- the pabC gene encoding aminodeoxychorismate lyase, which codes for MLIYVNGAYVEASEARISPYDHGYLYGLGVFETFRIYNGHPFLLDDHYKRLMDALAILQIKWTMTKDEVMLILKNLLVKNGLKHAYVRFNVSAGIDEIGLQTGVYEEPSVIVFIKPLVAPGDVVEKEGVILKQVRNTPEGAFRLKSHHYLNNILGKREIGNVVNKEGIFLTETGYVAEGIVSNLFFVKGDILYTPSLETGILNGITRAFIIKVAEKLGIEVKEGFFTKDELLSANEVFVTNSIQEIVPLYYIEGKDFPGKVGMVTKRLMDFYEMQREQLWSRNELQRGDV
- the folP gene encoding dihydropteroate synthase; the encoded protein is MNCKEEMCSLKWDYDLRCGEYTLNLNEKTLIMGILNVTPDSFSDGGSYNEVDAAVRHAKEMKNEGAHIIDIGGESTRPGFAKVSVEEEIKRVVPMIQAVSKEVKLPISIDTYKAEVAKQAIEAGAHIINDIWGAKAEPKIAEVAAHYDVPIILMHNRDNMNYRNLMADMIADLHESIKIAKDAGVRDENIILDPGIGFAKTPEQNLEAMRNLEQLNVLGYPVLLGTSRKSFIGHVLDLPVEERLEGTGATVCLGIEKGCEFVRVHDVKEMARMAQMMDAMIGKGEK
- the folB gene encoding dihydroneopterin aldolase — encoded protein: MDKIYIHDMEFYGYHGVFPEENKLGQRFKVDLTVELDLKRAGESDDLEHSVNYGELFELCRKVVEDRTYKLVESIAENIAADILKQYESISRCTIKVIKPDPPIPGHYRAVAVEITRERP
- the folK gene encoding 2-amino-4-hydroxy-6-hydroxymethyldihydropteridine diphosphokinase, yielding MNNIAYIALGSNIGERYTYLTEAIQFLNKNLYIRVDDVSSVYETEPVGYTDQSCFLNLVIKISTNLSPQELLKVTQKVENDLGRKREIRWGPRTIDLDILLYNQENIEAENLIVPHPRMFERAFVIVPLLEINQDIKQDISRSQVEEMKRREGVTVWKQKNGEDAFVLFES
- a CDS encoding helix-turn-helix domain-containing protein — translated: MEAEKWGRRIRAFRKLKGYTQEGFAKELGVSVSVLGEVERGNRSPSQDFVVEVAKTLKISIDELMPK